The DNA window TGCCAGTAGTTCAAGATAATAGAGAAATGTGACCTACTGACATTCATATGGCTCCACTTCAAATATATGAATTGTTCGACtataaatatattctgaaatacatttttctaaagaaacataaaaaaatgtgcacaaaaaatatataaaaaatgccTTGGAAAAAGTTACAAATACCACCAGGCCCATCTGTGGATCACATTTATGCGTGGAAATGTCACCTTGCCAACGTTTCTGATTGGAAACTGAAACCCTGCTGTGGTTTCAGGAGGAGGGGTTAGTGGCAAGaggctcatttattcatttattttgtccgCTTCTGATTTCAGAGACCTCAGAGTTTGCAGAGCCTCCGTGGCCTGTCTAAGCCTCAGAGGCAATCACAGAAACCGAATTCCTCAAAACAAGTCCTCAGATTGAAAATTGCATTTGATTCTGCAAAGACCGGCCTTTTGAGGGGAGGCGGAGACATATCATCTCCCACCCCCCAGGAGAGGGCCAGCTCCACTCTGGAGAAGGCCGGAGAAGATTCTCACAGAGGGCCTGAGCAGGAGaggagggcaaagggaggaggaggctgcAGGGCAGTGCCCTGCCAATCACccttctccccactgagcatgtaCAGAAATGAGAAGCAGAAGCAAGAGGAAAGCATGCtattggaggcagggagaggcctgGGAATGGCCGGGAGAGGGTCTCTGAGCACAGTCCCCAGTGACAGTAGCTTCTACGTGGAGCCCACAGATCCAATCACCGAGCTCGAAAGAGGAGGTGGAGGCGGTGGCCATGGCCTAGCACTGGCCTGTATCTGAGTGGTGGAATCACACTGGCAGGTGTCATTCTAGGAGGGGCACCCCCTGCGGAGGCCGCCCACAGCCTTCCTCCAAGCCAGCAAGTCTGGAGGAAGGACACTTTTCTGAGCTCCATGCTTGGCCATCACCTGACTGTGCCCAGATGCCCCGGGGGCAAGGAAGAAAAGCTCCAAAACAAACCAAATACAGATCTTGAAGTAATCacggatttaaaaaaagataatggggaATGATGAGGATTGTGATGGTCGGGAGAGAGCTGGCAGTGGGAAATGCTGATGGGACAACAGGATTTCTTAGAAAAACCCCAGTTATAAAACAGCCAATGCACAAGGGTCTGGGCACGGGTGAATAGAAGCTGCAGGATCGTACCAGATGCTATAAACGCGGTTGTCTACATGCGGGGCAAACCTCAAGCCCGTTCCCAGGTCCGTGCGCTACCCCCCAGGCACACCTGGCCCTCCCCATCCGGGCCCTCCTCCCCCACGCCTCGCCCTTCCATCTGCCACACGGTGTTAGCTTTCCTCAAGTGGATCTAGCGGAAAGTCCTTTTTGGCTGTTGTGCTTACTTGTTTAAAGCTTTCTCCAGGTACTCCTGAATCCACTTCAACTTCGGGTCAATGCACACTTGTCTGTTGTTGCTCTTCAGCCTCGCCCTGCCAAAACAGAAGAGGCGACAGTGTGCAGCTGAACAGAAGGAGGCGCTGTCGTGGTCTGGGCACTGGCTCATGGGCCACGCCAGGGCCCTCGTGAGCACCAGGGCCCCACATGGCAGGCCCAGGTTCAGGAGGAACTCAAGGTGTGCCGGGGAAACCCAGTCCCACTGCAGAGATCCGGGGAGGGGACAGTGTCTTCACAGGGGAGGACAGGGACAGCGGACGCCAGGGAACATCTGAGTTGGCCTTTGACGGATGCGGAGGCCCTGGgcaagtggtgggggggggggagcaagagCAAAGGCATCAAAGGGGTAAGTGCcctgaggatgtggaggaaggtgGGCTGCCTGAGAAGGAGGTGGCCAGATGTCAGGGCAGAAGAGTGGGACTTTCTCTGCACGATTATGGGGACTTATGCCGGAGAGGGACAAAGGCAGATTTTTATTTGGATGGATCATCTTGAAAGTACATGGGAGACAGACTTAAAAGCAAGCCTGGAAGTAGGAGATTCAAAAAGAGGTACTGCGAAAGTCTGGGGAAGAGAGGTGACAGGGTGTGAGGGAGGGACCGTGCAGGTAATTTGCCAGAAAGTGGTTTCCAGGGAGATTTTACAAGTTCACTGAATGTTCCATGGttgcatttgtttttcaaaaaatcacACGGCACCTTCCTCCCACTTCTCGGCTCCACTCACACCTCCCCACCCGACACCTCCTGGCGGCAGACTGGACTTATCTCCGGGTCCCCCTCCATAAAGTCCTGGGTACCAGTAACCTCCAGCAGCCTGAGGACTCCCAGCCCAGCCACTCATGGGTGTGTGAGGACAACTCAGGCCGGCACAGTGGCTTGGGGACACCCACGGGAGGCTGCCTGCAAAGTGACTGACATGCACAGAGGGAGGGTGTGATTCTGTGTCTGCCCAGACCCACAAATTacatctggcttccttcacttcaAGGGCATTCCTCGCAAGGGCCCCAGCATAATCTTTGCATAGAACTGCAAAGAGGTCTATGGAGCTAAATTCAATATCTGATAAGATACCTCTCAAAGGAGAGAGAGTATTTTACTGTAAGCAAAGTCCGTGAAAAAAACATCCATGTTCCAGTGGCCTACAACATCCTGTAAGTGACAAACCCATTCAAGGCAGCTCAggctagcaaaaaaaaaaaaaaaaaaaaagataaaatcgaACTTCAGACCACTTGGTATTGGGGAGCAAAGGTTTCCCCTTGCCGCTTTCATTCCCACCGCTGTGGCCCCACCCCATTCTCAGCACTGGGACTTTTCAGGAGGTGAGCTCCCTACAAGacaccctgagcctcagcaccccTGCGTCTAGACACTGACTGCACTCGCTGGGGGCAAGCTCGGGTGCACTCGAGCACGCGAGGGCCAGGCAGCGAGGGCCAGGCAGCTGCGTGAGGCTCTCCTGCTGAACCTcacccagcctcctgccccccagGCGAGGGGTTTTCATGTGTTCTCTAGGTGTAATTTGCATTTGTCTCGTTTCCCACACGAATGACATCAAACATCAGCAGTTGCCATCAACACCAGCAGAAACAAAAACTCTGTGCTGTGCTTGAGACAAAGCAGTTAAGGAGCTGAAAAGTTTGAGTTTTGCCCAACGGTTAGAGACCACTTAACCTGAATTGGGGTCTTGTGAGATGCTGCTGTGTGATAAAGGATGGATTTAGAACACCGAGGCCTGGAAACCGGCAGGACAGACCACAGTGACTGGCAGAGGGCTGGCTAATTTACAGGACTGCAGCAGAAACTCTGTTTCTCTGGTCTGCAGGCAACCCACTGTATTCTGCCGTCTCCTGGGCCCTGGGCGAAAGgaggaaatttggggaaaaaagaggcaagaaCTAGGAGCACAGCAGGGTGCCTAGGGTAAGAGTGGCTTCTGAAACTCCTGCCTGGTGGCATACCCAAAGGCCTCCTGGTAATCACAGCTTCCTCTAATTATGCCAAGGTCAAGGCTGGCCGCCCGGCATGTGTCCACTCTCTAGCTTTTACAAGTTTTGAGTTAGGGGCTACTCAGCCCCTGGTGCAACGCCCCTGAAGATGATGTTCAGACTTACACGATCTGAAGGGCACAGTTCGGAGTGTTGAGGATTTTGAGATGCTTGACGTTGGCTCTGGCAACGTGGCTCTCGAAGAATCGGCAAGGACATCTGTAGCTCAGGCTGACCGGCTTTCCTAGAAGAGGTAGTGAGAATGGGGCAGTTTGTGATGATCCTGCCGGACCCTGGGGATACATGTGTGTCTGGGTCCATGGCTGAGGGGTAAGGCGGTGGAATGACGCTGAGGATCAAGAGCCGTGGGACGAGTCACGGGGGCACCCTTGCTAAGAGCTCTCGGGCAGCACAGtgagctctgggggagggggcaggcccaGCTTCCATAGGGCAGAGGGCAAATGGAGCTGCAGAGAGCTGGACCCTAGAAGACTGGGGAATTAGAAGAAGAAGCCCCTCGCTCAGGCATCTCAGGATAAAATATATTAATCCCAGGAAAGAACTGTTTCAGTCCAAGGTACTGGGGTTCCCAGTTAATGTCTGCAAAATAAATTCCCCCAGGGCCCACTAAGAAAGCCCTCCTTactcagggaaggaggagggggaagcaggAGGCTCCAGGGTCTCTCTTGTCCCAGGAGCCACTGTAGTTCCCCAGGAGAATGCTGCCTGCCCCCTCCTGCAATCTTCTCCCCCCACATTCACCTTAAACCCAGGCAACCACAAAAGAATCCTGGCAGGCTTCCTACCTGGGAGGGCAGGCCAAGGGCCCACCTTCTCCCCAGCACTCCCCTGAAGGCAGGGAGATTATCAGGGCCGAGTCAAATGTGGCTTTCGTTGTGCAGGGATGCCACAGCCTCCTGGGTTATATTACCTCTTTGTTTGCCAATTCACCAATTTGCAAAATGCCATAATTGACACTCATTAGTTTAAATAAGCAAAGGGCTCCTGCGGAACCTACCACTCACCCTCTAAGTCTAGAATTGCAAGCCTTGAGGGGCTGGGATCTTCgcgggtttttgttttttgctttttttttggcAGATTTTATCCAAGCCCTACTTAATACCCCAAATTATTTGAATTTGTGGATCCTTTCATCAGGGATTAAATGTATGTCTGAGAATATTCAGtccagaggttaaaaaaaaaaagtttgcctgTTTACAGAGCTCCCAGAGGCCTCCTGCTGGTCCTGAAGTTCTGCACTTTGGGGCAAGGGAGCTGGGGAAGCTGCAGGAAACCTCGTGAGTAAGGgacttcttcatttttctaaaggCTGCATTCAGTTGAGAGATGGCAGGGCCTGCATACCAAGTCAGGGAAAAAGCAGACCACCCGGCCCCCTAGGGTCAAACGCGATTCCCTAAAAACCGGCAAGGAGAAAGCCTGGCTTCAGGCTGCTCAGACTCAGGGTCCTGGAGAGCACCGGGAGCAGCCTTCACTGTATACCTAAGTGACTCCAGAAAGTCTCTGCTGGCCTGGCCTTCAGCCAAGGCACCCAGTCCCTGCAGGGGAAGCTCCTACCACACTGCCCTTACCGCCCTGTAACCAGATCGCCTGGGAAAGGGACCCCacagctggggcttgggggctgggggctgggtggtCTGGGTAAAGGAAAAGCCGAAAGTCTCCCCTCTGAGTGGCCCGCCTCCAGGTTCCCTGGAATTCTCCTGGGTCCTCCAGGAGAGGACCAGTAGCCCAGCAGAACTGGGCTTGGGCGGTGACACAGGACGGGTCCCAAGCCTACTTCGGCAGCAAGCTGAAAGGTACACAGTGTGAGTGCTTCGGCGGGTGGGGGCTGCCGCTCTCCTGGGTCGGGGAAGCAGTTCTGGCTCTGCTTACCAAGCAGTGGAGATCAGGCCAGAAATCAGAGCTGATTCTGAGCTCAAAACACaggctttctcttctcttcttttcccccctctACCCCCTGGGATTATCCATTTCCTTCAAAGGCAATTCTTATTCCCGCTCCCAGGACCCCATTGCCTGACTGTCAAGTGGGGAATTTCAACAGGTTTTTTAAAGTGACAGAGCCCCAAGGGCTCTTACCAAGAGGACACAGTGCTCTGTCCACCTCTGTCGTCTCCTCCAGCTTTCTGTGAGTATTACTAACTTCTCCAACTGGTTCGGATGTGACTCTGTGTAGGCGAGACACCTGATTGGCCTAGATGTTACAGGGTTGGGAGCTGGTGAACTTGGTTCCAAGAGCCCAACCTGGATGTAACCCCTGAATGCCCAGGGCATGCAGGGCCCCAGCTGCTTGGCTGAGGTCAGCCAGTGGAAGGAGGGCAGGAGCCCGAGCCCGAGCCTGGCCCTGAACAAGGGTGTCTCCAAGGGCAGCTTTGGAACTCAGTATGGGTACACAGGCTCCAGAAGGTCAAAAAGTACATTCCAGCCTATGAATGCAAGGAGAAGCAGACCGGCCTCGAGCCAGAATCCTGTCCTGGCCACTTGGCTGCCAAGAGGGCAACTCAGAGAGGCAAGCAACCAACCCTTCCCAGGGTTAGGATGAGTCTGCTAATGACACCCCCATTCCCTCTGTGCTCCTTCCAGGTCAGCTATGCCTAGGACTCAATGACCTGGGTGGTCCCAGCATTCCCACCCTTTCTGCAGCTCCcctgagatgggggggggggcagcaccaTTTCCCTAGAGAGGTGTACGAGGTATACACTCACCAGACACTCAATTGTTCATGCTCAAACCAGACTGTCCCCCATGACCTGGGGGGTCAGTGGGGAGACTCAACCTCACACGCTTTTTCAGCTAGGCAGTAAAATTCGAATTACCTTCCATCTAGTCCCTCTGCAGCTCTGCCCAGCAACTTGCTACATTTCCCCCCCGACTCGGGGatcgaactcacagccctgagatcaagacctgagctgagatcaagagtctgatgttcaaccagcagagccacccaggtgccccttaacttgctacacttttaaaaaacactccCCAGGCAGTCGGCTGTGAGCCGCTGGTAGTCCAGGCCCTGCTGCCTGGCCCAGACACATTCATGTCCCGCCTTACCCAAGCTGGCTTCCAGTCCACTGCCTGCGAGGATGCAGACGAGGGCCGGAGGCTGGAAGCCAGCCTAGGGCTGCCGGGGCTCACTCAGGCCCTGCCTGGACCACGGTGGCTCCAAGAGTGCTCCGAGCGTCCTTCAGCCCTTTGCAAGGGTTGTTGGCAACTTCGCAGCCAAGAAAGGACAGCGTGGCCTGGCTAACAtggcttgttttgtgtgtttaaaGACAACAGTTTATTTTGGTTTGCAGCAGTGGTGTCTTGTGACAGGACAGCGAGGTTTCTCTTaagcttcaaaagaaaaaaaaaaagcgctctccctctcccagtgaAACAGGACACCACCTTTCCCAGTGGCCTAAGGCCTTGGCGATTGAACTTTGCTGCCGCGCTCATTCTGGGGTAAGAGCGATGGCTTGGCCGGCGACAAAGGCGCCAGCCTGCAGGTgtgtttggggggcaggggaggggcatgaGCGACCCTGGCGGCCCCTGGGCCTCTCTTCGGTGGCCCCGGGAAGAGGCCAGGAAGCAGGCTGGACGCGCGCCCGGGTTCGCCGCTTCGCTGCGAAGCGTGGAGCTGTGCAGAAGCGCGGCCGGGCGGACAGCGCAAACCCGACAGCTGCTCTGTTTGGCTCGCCCGCTAAGCCTCGGTAGGGTGGGTGCGGAGAGAGGGGCGGCCTCGCCTAGAGGGGACGCGGCGCAGCAGCGCCCGACCGCACCACCACCACCCGCGCGTCGCGACGCGAGACAGGCTTGGCGAAACGCTCTCTCGCACTCGCATCTCCCGCACCCGGCGCAGCGGGGCCTCGGAGTCCCTTCGCCTCGAGAAACCGAGCCGCAAGCTGGAGGGCacgggctgggggagggtgggagcgCCACCCCCGGCGCCCGCGGCCCCCGACTCCGCTCTGCTCCCGCGCGCTTCTGGCGCGCTCGCAGCCAGGGATCCTGCCGGACCCGAGTCTGGCGGCCGCCCACCGCCCCGGACCCGAGCCCGGCTGCGGAGCGCGAAGCTTCAGCGCGGGTGGTGGCTGCTACGCTTGCTGCTACGCTTGGGGCTTCGAGCGCCGCACCTTGAGGGAGCGCGCCCCGCGAAGGGGACTGCCTCGACCTCCCCTGTGCAAAGCGGCGCGAACTGGGTTCACTCGGGGCAGCGCGGGCGCGGGCAGAGGAGCCGCGGCCCCGCACGGAGCCCGGCGCCCGGCGCCCACGCCTCCGCCGCCGAGCGCACTCACCGTCGCTGAGGCACAGCGCGACCAGCACGATGGCCAGCACGACGACGACCTTGACATTCATGGCACCGGGGGGCAGCTGGCGGACTCAGAAGGGACGCGGAGCGAACGCGGCGTTGGAGAGTGAAAGTGCGGCGGCGGGAGGCGCGCGCCGGGCACTTTAGAGGCGcgagcggggcggggcggggcggggcggggcgcgcggcGAGGGGCGGGCCCGGAGCGGCTGCCGGGCCGCAGTGGGGGGCTCGGGCGCGCGTCCCCCTCCCACACGGCAGCCCCTCCTGTCACCTCTCCGCCCCCTCCGTGCCCGGGGCGCTCCGGGGCTGCGGTGCGCTCGGGCCTCTGACCTTCTCCGGTTACGCGGGGCCCTGCTCGGTCAGGCTCAACCTGCCGCGAGGGAACCCAGCCGCGCGGGAACCCAGCCGCAGGGTGAGCCTGGGCTAAAGGCTAGTTATTGTGCCCACTTAGCAGGTGGACACATGGAGTCCCAGAGACGGGAACTGAAATAGGACCAATGATAAACAAGCCGATGTGTGCCGGCGAGGCCCGAGGTAGCTAAAAGCGTCCCGTTTTTGGATCTAGACCCTGGAGGTGGCCACCGGCCCCGGGCTCGTTGCCTTGTGGCCCGGCAAACTCGGCCTAAGGGAAGGAGACCAGTCTTTGCAGAA is part of the Ursus arctos isolate Adak ecotype North America unplaced genomic scaffold, UrsArc2.0 scaffold_7, whole genome shotgun sequence genome and encodes:
- the CXCL12 gene encoding stromal cell-derived factor 1 isoform X2 — encoded protein: MNVKVVVVLAIVLVALCLSDGKPVSLSYRCPCRFFESHVARANVKHLKILNTPNCALQIVARLKSNNRQVCIDPKLKWIQEYLEKALNKRFKL
- the CXCL12 gene encoding stromal cell-derived factor 1 isoform X1, with the translated sequence MNVKVVVVLAIVLVALCLSDGKPVSLSYRCPCRFFESHVARANVKHLKILNTPNCALQIVARLKSNNRQVCIDPKLKWIQEYLEKALNKGRREEKMGKKEKIGKKKRQKKRKAAQKRKN